In Patescibacteria group bacterium, the genomic stretch TGAGGTCAGGATAGTTTTCAGCGACTGCAAACAGAGATTTGAGTGCACTTGTGAGCATGTTTTCCGCTTTTCCTTTTTCTTCAATGCCACCTGCCTGCATTGCTTTCACACGCATTTCTGTTACCTTTTCAAATGTTCCTTTTTCGTGCTTTGCGTAACCTTTGACGGTATTAATTAAGTTTGGAATTAAATTATAGCGACGCTTAAGTTGCACATCGATATCTGCCCATGCTTCTTTTGCGCGATTGACCAATGTCACAAAACGGTTGTAGGCATAAATCACCCACAATACACTGCCGGCAAGAATAATGTATAAGATAGTCATAGTTTTTTTAAATTATTTGCAATTGTATCATGCTTAAAACACAAAATCCATCTACCGGAAAGCAGATGGATTTTGCAATAAAAAAATTTTAAAATTTAATACATTCCTCCCATGTCTGGCATTCCACCTCCCATACTCGGCGCTGCCGACTTTTCCTCTTCTGGCTCATCGGCAATTGCCACTTCGGTTGTCAAAAACATTGCTGCAGCAGAGGCCGCATTTTGAAGCGCAGTTCTTGTGACTTTCAACGGGTCAATAATTCCCTCTTTGAACATGTCCGGAACCCATGAATTGGTAAATGCATTATAGCCAAGGTTTTCTGACTTCATCGGCTCTCCAGCTCCTTTCTCAATTACTGTATCGGTTGCGACGCTGTTGATAATAGAAGCAATTTTCTCTTTTGTAATTCCTGCATTAACTAGGATTCTATTAAGTGGTGCAGAAAGTGCTGAAATCACAATACTATATCCTACTGCGCGCTCGGTCATTCCCTTGGTGTCTTGTAATTGTTCGTGTTTGCTTCGCAATATCTCGGCAACTTTTGCAAATGCGGCTCCGCCGCCGTGCACTACCCCTTCTTCAATTGCCGCTTTGGTTGCATTCACTGCATCTTCAATTTTATGTTTTAAATACTTTATTTCTGTTTCGGTTGCAGCACCAACATGAATAACTGCAACGCCACCTAACAGTCCTGCTATTCGTTCTTCGAGCTTTTCACGATCAAATTTTGAGTCTGAAAGTTCAGCTTGTTTCTGAAGTGCTGCGGCTCGATCCTTGATTGTGTTCTTTTTACCTTTTCCGCCAATGATTGTCGTTTTGTCTTTGGTTGCAACAACTCTTCCAGCACTGCCTAGCATAGAGAGTTCCACATTTTCAAGTTTTACACCGACATCCTCGGAAACTACCTGCCCGCCAACAACAGTTGCAATGTCTCCAAGCTGTTCTTTTTTTCTATCACCGTACCCTGGCGCTTTAACTGCCAAAATACTAAATGAGCCGCGAAGTTTGTTCACCACAAACGTCGCCAACGCCTCACCTTCAACATCGTCGGCTATAATCACCAATTCTTTTTTTCCTGACTGTGCAAGTTTTTCTAGAAGCGGCAAAATTTCCTGCACCGATGAAATTTTCTTGTCAGTGATGAGTATAAGTGCGTCTTTATACTCCGCCTCCATACGCTCAGAGTCAGTAATCATGTATGGTGACACAAAACCTTTATCAAATTCAAGACCTTCGACCACATCTGAATCAATACCAAATGTCTGAGATTCTTCTACTGTGAGTACTCCGTCTTTACCGACTTTGTTTATTGTGTCAGCTATGATGTTGCCAATTTCTTCAGATTCAGAGGAAATTGAAGCAACTTGTTGTATCGCATCCCCCTTTATGGGCTTCGCCATCTTTTTGAGTTCAGTTACTGCATCAGCAGTTGCGTCTTCTATACCGCGACGCACGAGCATCGAGTTAAACCCTTTCGGAATGCTTCCCATGCCCTCAGTAACCATAGAATGTGCAAGAACAGTTGCAGTCGTAGTGCCATCTCCTGCCGCATCGTTGGTTTTGTTTGCAACTTCTTTTATAATTTCAGCTCCCATATTCTGAAATTTGTCTTTGAGCGTAATCTCTTTTGCTATTGTAACTCCATCGTTTGTGATTGTCGGCGCTCCGTAACCCTTGTCAAACACCACATTTCTTCCACGAGGACCAAGAGTAACCTGAACTGCTCCTGCAACAACGTCCATTCCTTTTTTAAGCGTCTCGCGAGCCTTTTGTTCTGAAATAATAATTTTTGCCATGATAGATTTTGTTATGAAATTATCGCTAATACACCGCTTTCACCTACTATGTAATACTCTTCCCCATCAATCTCTACTTTGTCACCCCACTGAAACAATACAATGTCACCCTTTGTTACATTGATTTGTATAAGTTCGCCACTGTTATTTCGTTTACCTTCCCCAACTGCGATAACGGTTCCTCGATCAGTCTTTTCCTGATCTACTGTCTCAGGAATGATAATACCTGACGGTAGTGTAATCCCTCGATCCCCTTGCGAAAGAGGCTTAATTAGAACCCTGTCCCCAAGAGGCTTTATTTGTATCTTGTCTGCTTTCTTTTGCTGCTTTTTTAGTACTTTTTTCATAACTCTGATTATGTTCGATTATTGAGTGTGTATTATAGTGAGCATGAATGTCCTTGTCAATCAATAAATTATCGTCCTATATTTTTTCAGATTTAACCCTTTTTTTGTCTTGTATTGCTCTTTTTTGTATCTTGCACTATTTTTCTACCCTGCTATACTGGCCTTTAAATGGAAGCAATTTCTGCGATACTGCCACATATTCAGATCGTCCTTGCAGTCCTCCTTATAGGAGCAGTGCTCCTTCAACAAACTGGGTCAGGTCTCGGTGGAGCGTTTGGGGGTGATAATTTTAGCGCTGGTTTTCATACACGTAGGGGCGCTGAAAAAATCTTATTCAATGCTACGATAGTGCTTGCGGTACTTTTTGCACTCACTGCATTTGTCGCCCTCATCATATAAAAGCATAGGTGCATAACTAATAACATCTCACTCTAGAAATAATAAATGGTACTGCTATACATTATCAAATAGCAGTTCTACACAATTTGTGAAAGAAGAAAGCGATAGAAAATCATTACAATCAGGTGTGTTCTCTATTCCTAAATGTCAGGAGTTGGAAGCACTTGTGCACTCGTTCTCTCCTGCAGAGAAGGTATTGTTTTGGATGTTTGCTGCACTTCTTGTTGGAAGTACAGCAACGCTTATGTTTCAGGTAAATAAATTCTTAATTACTGAAGTGCCCGCTTATGGTGGCTCAATATCAGAAGGAATTGTTGGTTCCCCACGATTTATCAACCCGCTTCTTGCAATCTCCGACGCAGACCGCGATATGGCTTCGCTTCTGTATTCTGGACTCATGAAAATAGACCCTACCGGGGGCATTATTCCTGATTTAGCAAAGAGCTACAATATTTCAGAGGACGGACTTGTCTATAGTTTCACACTACGTGATGACATAGTATTTCATGATGGCACACCGATAAGCGCAGACGATGTACTCTTTACTATTCAAATGGCACAGGACCCAACACTCAAGAGTGTTAAGCGTGCAAGTTGGGATGGAATAACAGCGGAAAAAATATCTGAACGTGAAATAAATTTTTATCTCAAACAACCATATGCACCATTCTTGCAAAATACAACACTTGGCATATTGCCAAGACACATCTGGAAAGATATTGAGCTTGATCAGTTTCCATTTAGTACATTCAACACTGAACCAATCGGTTCTGGTCCATACAAACTTGAATCGGTTGATAAAAGCACCTCTGGAGTTCCTAAACAATACAAACTCTCCTCATTCAATGAGTATGCGCTCGGCAAACCATACATTTCAAACGTAGAAGTGATATTCTACCAAAACGAAGATGATCTCATAAACGGATACAGAAACAGTAAGATTGGTAATATAAACAGCATTGCTCCTGATAAAGTAGGTAGGCTTAAAGAAGAAGGTGCATATGTTGTGCTCTCCTCACTCCCAAGAATTTTTGCGGTATTTTTCAATCAAAACCAGGCTCCAGTATTTGTAAACAAAGAGGTGCGTATCGCACTCAATATAGGTCTTGATAAAACAAGCATTGTCAGAGAAATACTCAGCGGATACGGAACTGTTATTGACAGCCCGCTGCCACCTGGAGTCATTGTGCGTAAAAACACGCAATCCGTCGTAGAAAATACAAGTAGTACCACATTAACCAAAACAGAAAAAGCGATAGCAATACTTGAAGATGCTGGATGGGAATATAACGAGGCTGAACAAATCTATGAAAAAATCAGAAAAAAAGAGACCCAGCGACTTGAATTTTCACTGGCAACCTCTAACGTGCCTGAACTTAAAGCAGCGGCCGAAATAGTTGCAAAAGAATGGGAGAAGATGGGAGCACGCGTCACGGTAAAGATATTTGAGACTGGGGATTTAAACCAGAATGTCATCCGCCCACGCAAGTACGATGCTCTTTTGTTTGGAGAAATAGTTGGTCGTGAACTCGACTTATTTGCCTTTTGGCATTCATCTCAGCGCAATGACCCGGGACTTAATATTGCACTTTACGCAAATATAACTGTAGATGATCTTCTCGAAAATGTTCGAGTATCATCTGACAAAAAAGCGCGTGTGGCAACATATGAGGCATTTGAAGAAGAAATTATGGCAGATGTACCAGCGGTCTTTTTGTATTCACCGGATTTTATTTATATTGTATCTCCAACAATACAAGGTATTGAATTAGAATCAATAACCGTGGCAGCTGAGCGATTTTTAAATATCCACAAGTGGTACATTGAAACAGATAAAGTCTGGCATTTCTTTGAATAAAATTAAGAGCACAGCGACTACATTTTATTCAACCCTGTTAAATGTGACTTCGTCGCTCCCGCTTCGCGGGATTTAACAGGGTGATGATTTAGTAAAATCATTTTTCACTAACATTCAAAATAATTAACAAAATCTATCATGATTACAAAAGATAATAAAAACTGGAGACGACCTGGAGAGGAAACGACTCATGGCAAAAATACTACAGCTCCATTCAAAAGAAAAACAACTGGGAGAAAGGCTGGAGCACACCGAAAAAGAATCAGTCACAGAAAAACGCAAAAACAAAAACGCTTCACTGAAGTTACTTCAAACAATAATAAGAAAGAGGATATCATTCCCCCACTCGGCGAAAGTATTCGTATTATTCCCCTCGGTGGTGTTGAGGAAATTGGTAGAAACATGACGCTCTTCGAATACAAAAACGATATCATCATTGTTGACTGTGGATTTAAATTCAAAGAAGAGGATACACCAGGAATTGACTATATATTACCCAATGCCAAATATCTCGAAGACCGTAAAGAAAAAATACGAGCGTTGGTTATAACGCACGGTCACCTCGACCACATTGGTGGTATTCCTTATATTATGGAGAAAATCGGCAACCCCCCTATCTATTCGCGTCGCCTAACGACCGTGATGATTAAAAAGCGCCAGGAGGAATTCCCTCATGTGCCAAAACTCACTATTCACGAAGTTGAAAAGAATGACACGATTAAGATTGGAGATCATTTCAAAATTAAATTTTTCTCCGTTACACATACTATCCCCGACTCAATGGGAGTAATTATTGAAACACCGTTTGGAAATATTGTGCACACCGGTGACCTCAAATTGGACCATGTTGACGGTGTGCCAATAAAAAAAGAGGAGGAGGAATTCAAGAAATTTGAAAAAGAGAATGTCCTTCTTTTATTGGCTGATTCCACAAATGTTGAACGGCCCGGTTTTTCTATTCCTGAGAGCACCGTATATGAAAATATAGAGGAGATAATAAAAAATACCCCGGGGCGGCTTATTGTGGGTACATTTGCTTCCCAGCTTGAGCGAATCGTAAAAATTATTGAAATAGCGGAGAAATACAAACGAAAGGTAGTAGTTGAAGGGAGAAGTATGGTAACCAACGTTGAAATCGTAAAACATCTCGGAATTCTCAAACCAAGACAAGGAACCTTGATTGGAATTAATGAAATGGAAAACTATCCCCCTAACAGAATTCTTGTGCTTGCAACCGGTGCTCAGGGTGATGAGTTTGCCGTACTAATGAGAACTGCAACCAAAGCACACAAGAAGCTTAAAATACAAAACGGTGATACAGTTCTTCTTTCTTCCTCTATCATTCCTGGAAATGAACGAGCTGTACAGAAACTTAAAGATAATCTCTCGCGGCAGGGTGCAAAAATCATTCATTATCAGGTCAGTGACGTACATTCAAGTGGACACGCTAACCGTGATGAAACTGCATGGATACATAAACAAATCGGATCAAAGTTCTTTATACCGATTCATGGATACCACTACATGCTCAGAGTTCATGCTGAGCTTGCTCAATCACTCGGCATGTCAAAAGAAAATATCGTTATCCCCGACAACGGTTCTATTATTGAAATCAGAGATAACGGTAACAAAATTGTACACCTTAAAGAGCGTGCGCCAATGGGCACTAGAATGGTTGATGGCTTTTCAATGGGTGATCTTCAAGAAGTGGTCATTCGTGATAGAAAAATGCTTTCGCAAGACGGGATCTTTGTGGTTTTTGTAGTCATAGACCTTAAAACCGGCAAACTCAGAAAATCTCCTGATATTATATCGCGTGGTTTTGTGTATCTGCGTGAATCGCAGCATCTTCTGCAAGAAACACGCCTATTGGTAAAGAAATCCGTTGAGGACTCTATACGAGGAGCTCACCCGATAAACTTTGACTACGTCAAAAACAACATGACCGACGTAGTTGGTATGTTTCTTTTTCAAAAGACAAATAAACACCCTATTGTTATCCCTGTTGTATTCGGAGTTTAGCGCCACAACATAGTATTATAGGAAATATGAGAAGCGTCATGAGAAGACTCGAAGGCAGTGAAGCTTTAGGTTTGTTATATCTAGCAAACTTTATTATTTCATTTCACTTGTTTTTGGTTGTATACATAAACTCTAGCTTTCTTAACAGTTTTATAGAAGAACAATTCATCGGAACCGTTTGGATCATTGGTTCCATCATAGGAATAGGGGCATTGATTTTTATAGTGCAAGCTTTGCGATTATTTGGAAACTATCGCATACTGGTTGCCATCTCCACCATTGAAATATTTATTTTCCTTGGACTTGCAACAATTAAAAGCCCTGCTATTCTTGTTGCGCTTTTTATCGCCTACATTGCTTTCCACCCTTTGATTCTGTACAATCTTGATATTTTTCTTGAGAGTTATACAAAAAAAGAGGGTACCACAGGTAGTGTACGCGGCACTTTTTTAACGATATCTAATACAGCACTCATTATTGCACCGCTATTGGCGGGAATTATTTTAACAGACGGTGATTACTGGAAAATATACTTAATTTCAATGACACTTCTAATACCATTTATGTTTATTATTTCAAAGTTTAGATCATTTAAAGATCCTGTCTACCACAATCTTAAAATTATTGAAAATATGCGAACCATTTGGGCCAATGCGGACTTGCACGGTATTTTCATGTCGTATTTTTTGCTTCGTTTCTTCTTTGCCTGGATGGTTATTTATATGCCACTGTATCTTTACGGACATATTGGATTTTCGTGGACTGAAATAGGTTTCATGTTCGCAATTATGCTTCTTCCCTTTGCACTTCTCGAATATCCGGCTGGGAGAATAGCTGACAAATGGCTTGGCGAAAAAGAGCTTCTTTCTGCGGGATTTGTAATTATGGCATTTTTCACTGTCTTGGTACCTTTTATTACTACAGCGAGTTTCGTTACTTGGACAGTAATTCTTTTTATGATGCGAGTTGGTGCGAGTCTTGTTGAAATTATGTCCGAGAGTTACTTTTTTAAGCACGTTGACGGAGGTGATAACAATATTATTGGCCTCTTTAGAATTGTCAGACCGGTATCATATATTATCGGGCCAATTGTTGCTTCGGTAACTCTGCTCTTTTTTGACCTCGGTTATATATTTCTCATATTAGGAATCATTGTTCTCTATGGCTTACGTTATTCACTTATGTTGCGGGATACAAAGTAGATGTGAGTTAATATTTATACAACCATGTAGTTATCATTTTGTACTATAATAAATCTTTCAGTGGCAAGTTTTATAAGTTGCTTGTGTCCTTTTATAGAATTTCCCCCCTATTTCTTTTGTGATTTTATCCTTTTGTAATTTTTTCTCGTTTATCAGTATCTTTAAAAATACTGCGCACCCGACAATGTGAGCGCGCAATATTTTTAAACGATACTTTTTATATACTAGTGAGCACTTGGTTTGAGTGGCACTATAAACATTGTTATGAGATACACAATGAGACCAGGGACAATACCGGTGAAGATAAGTATAAACACCCAAACGACACGCAAAAGCACAGGGTCAATACTAAAATACTCCCCCAATCCTCCGATGACGCCTGCACATATTTTATTGTCGTGACTTCGATAGAGCTTTTTTATATTTTTTTTATGTTCCATATAACAATGATACTACCACTAAATTATTTATACATAGACTTAATTTTTTCTTCATAATCCGAAAAGTAGGACTGAATCTGTTTGAGATTAAAAGTAGGAAGTATAGATTCCTTTGGTTCACGCATAAGCAGAAAAGAAAACGACTGCTCAACCAATTTCTCAGGCGTAGCACTAGTTCCTGTCAGTTGTTTCCAATAATCTTCAGTCAATTCAACACTATATTTTTTTTCTTCCACACGAACTGAAAATTTCCAACCATTTTTTATTTTTTCTTTCTTAATAACAATTACTTCTTTCATATATTAAAGCTCGTAAATAACATCTTTGCGCTCAATAACTACTTTCCATTTCATTCGTTTGGAATGTTTGTAAAGCATAGCATTGGGATTAAAACAAATCGGTGTTTCAACCATTTCAAGAAATGAAATATCCCCTTCAGTGTCTCCAACTCCTATCGAGTCTTTGAGAGTTAGTTTTTCTTTCTCTACAGCACGTTTAACAATATTTGCCTTGTTTGCAATTAGATGTAAATCAACAATCTCTCCTGTAAAGCACTCTTCTGGTCCGAGTTCATAAATCCTGCCATAGACCTTATCGAATCCCAAGTGTTTACAAAAACCATCAAGTGCTGTCTTTGGAGACTGTGAGATCGCAAGTAGATAATAATTCTTTTTTTTCAGATCTTTTATTAAATCACTGGTGTAGCGATATACACGGTCTTTGTGTAGTGCTATCATTTTTTCGGCGGCATCTGCAAAATCACCATAGTACACACCTTTGAGATGTATCATGAATGCCGCAACAAATGCTTCAACATAATCTTCGTAACTTCCTTTTCTATTGAGCCACTTGTTATATTCTTTTTCATACAGAGCTCGAGCTTCCTTGGGAAATAGTTCGGCCTCTATAAGTGCATTGAGTAATTCTATAAGAAGACTTGAGCGGAAAATAGTGCCATCTATATCAAAAATAGCCACCTTTCGTTTAGATTCCATAAATCCAATTGTAGCACATGAAAAAATCCAGGAATCGTAACCTACCCGTCTTTTTCTTGTCATATATCATAACCATTCACCAACTCCCAAGAATTCCGGAGGTCCAACCTCGGAAAAATATACTTGCGTGTATGTCCTTTAAACTAAGGGTATTGGGGGCGTTTGTATTTTCGGAGATCGGACCTCAAGAGGAGTGTAATGATATACTTGACAGTATAGTGTGTTTATGCTATAATGAAGAAGGATCAACTTAATTGCTAAGGTGAGTAAAATGTTTCGGAAAGTTCTTATTTTGTGGGTATTTGTTTTAGTTGCTTATGCGGCTCCAGGGATATCTTCCCTAATGGATGCAAGAAGCAACATTATGGAACACAAATATAATCAGATTGAATTAATTGATTAAGTTTAGTGTATTAGTTCAATCGCTCCCGGCACGCAAGCGTGTCGGGATTTTTATTTTTACTAAATTTGTATTGAGTGACCATATATTCTCTTCCACCAATATACCCCTTGTCGAAAACCGATTATAATTCCAACGGTAAAAAGTGCCACTGAAAAAATAGCGTGGATATCAAACCATATATCAAAAGATAATCCAAATCCAAATATTTCATACTTCTTTATAAGAAGCGCAGTGTATATTATTTCTATAACCGCATGCACTAAAAACTGCACTAAAATACCAAGAAAAATAAATGCGCTAATATAGAACCATTTCTTTCCTGTTAAAGCAGATATATCGCTACTGTCTATCATATGTACAGCATATCACTGCCTATTCATTTTGCTCTAGGCCAACACTCCGCCGCAGATGGATAAATCTTTGAGAGCGGGTGTTCCCTACAATCATGTTTATGTGCCTTACAGATACTCCTTCCGTATTCAATAATACGATAAGTAAAATTAAACCATTCTCTTTTGGGTAACAATTTCATTAAATCCCGCTCAATTTTTACGGGATCTTTGTAGTCCGAAAGGTCAAACTTTATTGTGAAGCGCCTCACATGAGTATCTACCGCTATTCCATCTATAACACCATAGGCATTTCCTAAAACAACATTGGCAGTTTTTCGCGCAACACCAGGAATGGTAAGTATTTCTTCCATTGTTTTTGGAATTGTGCCACCAAATTCTTTTTTTATCATTTTTGCCGCTGCAAGAATATTTTTTGCCTTATTTCGATAAAATCCTGTTGACCTTATATCCTGTTCAAACTCCTGCACACTAACTCGTATATAATCATTAAGTGTCTTGTATTTTTTGAACAATTTTTGTGTTACTTCGTTAACTCGTTTATCGGTACACTGGGCTGAGAGTACTACTGCCACCAGAAGTTCCCAATTGGTTTCATACGCAAGCGCTATACCTGTGTTGGGAAATAATTTTTTAAGATGTTTTACTATTTTTGCAATACGATTTTTTCGCTCTCGTAATTTTTTGTCATTCATTTGGCTATTGTAACCTAAAACAAATTATGTGGATAAATTGTTAATAAACTGTTGGTAATATGTAGATGAGATTTACTTTTAAACCTTCCCTGATACTTGCAAGTAAAATGTGTTACACTTGGGGCAGTAAATAGGTTTGCTGGGTAAGTAGAGTCTAGGCGGCTGGTTGTGTAACCCCTCTAGACCTCCTAACAACCGGTAATCCGAAGAGCGTTATCGCTTTTACGTCTAGCTTATCAGTCCTATGCTTTATGTAAGCAGACTCTTGCCCAGCTTTTTTTCAAGAGCGGTTTCTACAAACCGCCCTTTTTACTTATATCTTGAGTTGTTCCTCGGTGCTTTTTTCTTCTTTAATTTTCTTGACTTCCTTTTCTTTTTTCTCTGTACTTTCTTTTTTTGCTTTTTTGATTTCTTTTTCTTCCAGTTTTTCAACTTTTTCTTCATCCTTTCCTTCTAATTTTTCTGCTTTCTCTTCTTCTGTTTTAGCCCGTATTTCCTCTTTTTTGATTGCTGTAATAGCGACCGGTCTCTTCACATAGAGATTAAGAAGCGAGAAGCTAATCATACCGGCAAAAACAATACCGATAACATTCATTAAAAAGAGTGCCGAGGAACCACTGATAATATCCCAGTCTAGTTTTGCAATTCCAATACCAATAACTGCAAGCGGAGGGATTAGTGCGACCGACACCGCGACTCCGGGAAGTGCCTCGGAGAGATGGGGGCGCACAAGCGCAATCGAGATTGCGATACCAGAAATAATTGCTACTGCAAAGTACAAAAGTGATGGTTCTGCTCGTGCTAGAATCTCCGTCGTAACGCTGTCATACTTTGAAGTGAAGAAAAGAGTCGCCACGGCGGAAAGTCCGATACCAATCGCCACTGATTTAAGAAGTGTTACAACAGAGTGTGAGATGAGAGTGTTATCCGACATTACCATGCCGAGCGAAACAGACAGCACTGGATAGAGTATTGGCGCAATGAGTATACTTCCTAGAACTACTACAACAGAGTTAATGAGAAGCCCGAATGTTGCCATAAGAATGGCAAGCCCCAGCATTATAAAAAAATCATAGTCTGGCGTGCTGTCAGCGACGAGTTTTTGGATCGCTGCGGATTTGTCAGCATCACTGGCATTTCTCAACTGTGCGAAAAAAGACATAATGGTTTTGTACTCTATTATAATACCTGAAACAAACTAATGATGCCAAATGCTGTGATTGTATTAAAGACTCCATTGCCAAGCAGCACCGGCAGAATAATCTCCCGCAATCGATACCCAATAAATCCCATAGGGAGAACTAATATTTCGTTGGGTAGTGGTACTATAGAAGCAAAAGCAAACAGTATAAAAAGTGGTGCACTGTGATATTTGGCACGGAGTGTATCTATCTTTACAAAAAGTTTTGAGTGATTCTCCATTATGGCAATTTGCCTTCCAGATTTTCCTACAAGATATGCAATAATATCGGCAAGTGTGACACCAGCTGTCATTGTAAAAAGTAGCACCCACAGACTAAGACCTGATTCAAGGAAAAGCGGTAAAAATGACACCGCAGGAATGGGGACAACGAGATTAAATCCACTTATTATAGAAACTAAAAATATAGCTAGGTAGCCATAGCTTGATATTAATGCTTGGACTGCGGTGTTTTCTTGCGCAAACTGCGCTGCCCAAAATGCAAGTGCAATAACTGCCCCAATAAACGTAATCTGAAGTAAAAGTTTCCAGCGCTTTGAATTATTGTTCATCTTTTTGTTTTGGTGTCTGGTAGAAGATTATTGACCGATACCTCTCCACAATATCTGATCTTTGTTGATTTCGAGTTATTGGATCATGGTTTCCCCAAAAAATTTTGAGTAGTTCATCACACAACACTGCTCCAGGGTCAAAAGACAAAAAATGGAAGGATATATTATCCCATCGATCTCCGTTCACTTCTCAATTTCCTAGTGAGATTGTTAGTAAACAAGAATAAAACCGATGTCGTTTGGACTATTATATATCCGTTACTTTCACTTTTTTTGGTTTTTTCTTTTCTCTTCTTTGCTTGTCTCTACTTTTCGCCATAATGTTTTTGTATAAAATCCTAATGTATTAATTTTAGCATAGAAAGCGCTGCAGAAAGTGAAAGAAATATAAAAGGGGCCATGTGCATTGCGCCACGGCCCTTATGATGGATCAGGTCTCTAAAGATCTCCCTCAATAATCTCCTTGTAGGCGCCCATTCGCGCCTCGTTGTTCGGTCATTGACCTATTCCTGACAAATTCGAATTCTATGTTCAATATAAATCTACCAATATTGAAAAATTTTGTCAAACGCTGCAATCAACTGGTAAATTAAAACTCTAATGTTGTTCATCAAGATTTAACCTGTTCTGGCTGCCAGACTTGGAAATCTCACTGCTCGCTACGCTGCGCTTTGAGAACCCACGGTTCTCAACAGCTTCGCCTGCTCTCCAACACGGGGAAACTAGAGTTTCCCCGACCCCCTTCCAGTTCGAGTCCAAGAACAAATAATGCAATTTTATAGTAGCAAATGCTACTTAAAATTTCATTGCTGCCGGACTTGGACTCGAACCAAGATACCATGCTCCAGAGGCATGTGTCCTACCATTAGACGATCCGGCAATTATTTCTCACTATAACATATGCTTAGAAATTATATTCTAAGCTATATTTTGTGGAACTATATGTGTGGGAAACATACACTCACGCCTTTCGGTAATAATGTATTATAGGGGTATTAAGCCGTTTTTTATTACAAAATTATACTTTGAGCCTTTACGCTTGATACTGCAGATTACGCCTGTTTTTTTGGTTGTTTCTGTTTTTCTCTTCTGGCCGCAACTTACGTTAGGAGCGACCGTTTCTGTCACATTGCCAAATGGAGGAGAGTGTCTGACTGTTGGTGTTAAATATACGATCGCTGCGAGTTTTGACAGTGACCATGTTGCGCTCTATTACAAAACT encodes the following:
- a CDS encoding ribonuclease J — its product is MITKDNKNWRRPGEETTHGKNTTAPFKRKTTGRKAGAHRKRISHRKTQKQKRFTEVTSNNNKKEDIIPPLGESIRIIPLGGVEEIGRNMTLFEYKNDIIIVDCGFKFKEEDTPGIDYILPNAKYLEDRKEKIRALVITHGHLDHIGGIPYIMEKIGNPPIYSRRLTTVMIKKRQEEFPHVPKLTIHEVEKNDTIKIGDHFKIKFFSVTHTIPDSMGVIIETPFGNIVHTGDLKLDHVDGVPIKKEEEEFKKFEKENVLLLLADSTNVERPGFSIPESTVYENIEEIIKNTPGRLIVGTFASQLERIVKIIEIAEKYKRKVVVEGRSMVTNVEIVKHLGILKPRQGTLIGINEMENYPPNRILVLATGAQGDEFAVLMRTATKAHKKLKIQNGDTVLLSSSIIPGNERAVQKLKDNLSRQGAKIIHYQVSDVHSSGHANRDETAWIHKQIGSKFFIPIHGYHYMLRVHAELAQSLGMSKENIVIPDNGSIIEIRDNGNKIVHLKERAPMGTRMVDGFSMGDLQEVVIRDRKMLSQDGIFVVFVVIDLKTGKLRKSPDIISRGFVYLRESQHLLQETRLLVKKSVEDSIRGAHPINFDYVKNNMTDVVGMFLFQKTNKHPIVIPVVFGV
- a CDS encoding MFS transporter, which codes for MRSVMRRLEGSEALGLLYLANFIISFHLFLVVYINSSFLNSFIEEQFIGTVWIIGSIIGIGALIFIVQALRLFGNYRILVAISTIEIFIFLGLATIKSPAILVALFIAYIAFHPLILYNLDIFLESYTKKEGTTGSVRGTFLTISNTALIIAPLLAGIILTDGDYWKIYLISMTLLIPFMFIISKFRSFKDPVYHNLKIIENMRTIWANADLHGIFMSYFLLRFFFAWMVIYMPLYLYGHIGFSWTEIGFMFAIMLLPFALLEYPAGRIADKWLGEKELLSAGFVIMAFFTVLVPFITTASFVTWTVILFMMRVGASLVEIMSESYFFKHVDGGDNNIIGLFRIVRPVSYIIGPIVASVTLLFFDLGYIFLILGIIVLYGLRYSLMLRDTK
- a CDS encoding PspC domain-containing protein gives rise to the protein MEHKKNIKKLYRSHDNKICAGVIGGLGEYFSIDPVLLRVVWVFILIFTGIVPGLIVYLITMFIVPLKPSAH
- a CDS encoding HAD family phosphatase translates to MESKRKVAIFDIDGTIFRSSLLIELLNALIEAELFPKEARALYEKEYNKWLNRKGSYEDYVEAFVAAFMIHLKGVYYGDFADAAEKMIALHKDRVYRYTSDLIKDLKKKNYYLLAISQSPKTALDGFCKHLGFDKVYGRIYELGPEECFTGEIVDLHLIANKANIVKRAVEKEKLTLKDSIGVGDTEGDISFLEMVETPICFNPNAMLYKHSKRMKWKVVIERKDVIYEL
- the nth gene encoding endonuclease III, coding for MNDKKLRERKNRIAKIVKHLKKLFPNTGIALAYETNWELLVAVVLSAQCTDKRVNEVTQKLFKKYKTLNDYIRVSVQEFEQDIRSTGFYRNKAKNILAAAKMIKKEFGGTIPKTMEEILTIPGVARKTANVVLGNAYGVIDGIAVDTHVRRFTIKFDLSDYKDPVKIERDLMKLLPKREWFNFTYRIIEYGRSICKAHKHDCREHPLSKIYPSAAECWPRAK
- a CDS encoding DUF389 domain-containing protein, producing MSFFAQLRNASDADKSAAIQKLVADSTPDYDFFIMLGLAILMATFGLLINSVVVVLGSILIAPILYPVLSVSLGMVMSDNTLISHSVVTLLKSVAIGIGLSAVATLFFTSKYDSVTTEILARAEPSLLYFAVAIISGIAISIALVRPHLSEALPGVAVSVALIPPLAVIGIGIAKLDWDIISGSSALFLMNVIGIVFAGMISFSLLNLYVKRPVAITAIKKEEIRAKTEEEKAEKLEGKDEEKVEKLEEKEIKKAKKESTEKKEKEVKKIKEEKSTEEQLKI
- a CDS encoding peptide-methionine (S)-S-oxide reductase, which gives rise to MSFDPGAVLCDELLKIFWGNHDPITRNQQRSDIVERYRSIIFYQTPKQKDEQ